The genome window CTCACGAGCTATCTGTTGAGCAGCTCCTCGGTGCCACACCCTTCGTTTGCCCCTGGGTCCCCACTCCTCCCCGCTCCCGACCTCTTTCCTCCCCACTTTTCTGCAGCTCTTCACACTTGAGCTGCAGGCGCCGTCCGAGGCTCTGACCTCCACGTTACAGAGGTGACCCTGCCCCGGTCAGGCCGGACCTCAATTGTTAGGCCGTCAGTCATGAGCAGGTTGAGGGAAATGGGAAGCGACACCTCCCCATGGTCACACCCAGGGCCCTCTCCTGAGGTAACGGCGGAAAGTCCGCCCAGAATCCACCCCTTTGGTGGGCAACTTGATACAGACACAATTTGACCACAAGGGCCTGCCAGTGACTCTCCAGGTGTGAGGACGTGCACACGAGGAACAACCTGAGGCCTCCAGGCCGGCTTATGCTCATCAGGGGCTCATACGTGTACAACCCGTGACTGCACGCCACTGCAACAGACTGATTTATGGGTAAAGACATGCGCGATGGGAAAGAGGCGCTGTCAGCGACCAGGTGATCGGAGGCATCCGCAAGCTCAGAGATTAGAAAACCTACACCTGCGTGTGAGGGCCACTGTCCGCGCGGGGAATGGCCGGCTGCTCTCTTGACGTGTTTCCTCCTTTGCGCTCATTAAAgcttttctgttgcttttgacTCGAGTCTGATTCTTCACTGACTTGGGGAAAGGACCAAGGCCCTCGTCCCTGGTGACACAGCCACGCCACCCGGAGCTCCCTCGCCTTGCCAGCGCCCTGCCGCTGGGACGCAGACCCCGAGGGCCCGAGCTGTCAGGACCCAGCCGGGGCCCTAAGACCACTAACCCATCTAGCGGCCCCAAGAGCGAGCAGCCCCGTCCGCACCCTGTTTACACGCGCGGAGACAAGCGTCACTTCCTTCCGCTCGCGTCACCGCCCCCCCTTCCCGAACCTTGGCCGGAAGTTAAGCAGCCTGAGGCGGAAGGGGCGGGACCAACACGGGGCGGAGGCGGGGCCTAACACGGGGGGTGGTGGAACCGGAAGCCCCTTCCCCGAGACTACGCCACGTCCGGACGGTAGTCGTGGAGCCGGTGATCTGGCCGCGGGGCTGAGCAGTGTACCATGGCGGACTGGACTCGGGGTGAGGGCGGCAGGACCGGGGCCGACGTCGCTGCCCGCAGGAGCCGCGTGTGTCCGTTTCCGGCCCCGCGGTGGTGACCTGGGCGGGGAGGACCCTGCCGGGACTGGCGCTGGGACGGAAACCGGGCGGGGTGGCCGGGCCGCGCCTGGGGGGTGTTGCTGGCGTCTCCGCCCTGCGCAGCTGCGGGGTCTGGAGCTCCGTGTTGGGACGCAGGGCCCCCACCCCCTCCGCTCCCGAGAGATCCCGCGTGGGGTCGTGGCGCCTCGGCCGGGCCACCCGGTCGGCAGGTCCGGAGACTGGCCCTGGGAGGACGGGCAGTGCGCGGTGGGAGGGCCCAAGCAGGCCCTACGGACTTGGGCCCCGGGCGCCCCGTCTGCCCCTCTCGGTGCCCGTGTTCTCATATGCGAAGTGGGTGCTGATGCTGGTCTTGATGGACCGTAGAGACGATTAGAGAAACTAACGAACAAAATGGTTGGCAGGATACTGGCACCGCTTCCTTTGGGGTCTGCGCACGTCAGTGATTCCTAGGTCGCTCCCTGCCCTGAGGTGGGTCACATCGAGGCTAATTCTTCCCATGCATCAGACCAACGGCGAATTTTCACTCTGCGCTTGGGGGGTGGCCTTTCTCACCCACCTGATGAGACAGGAGTTTGGCATCACCTGGCACAGCCTGTCACAGGCCAGGCTTCTGCAAGTACCATGCTCTGGGGTCACAGGAGGCCCGTGTGGGATGCAGACGAGGATCTGCTGTCGACCTCAGCTCCCATGGCGGGGAGGGGGAGCTTTGCTCAGTCGTTTTCTCTGCAGTAAAGGGCGCTCTTGATGTACTGCCTTGGTTACTTGTCATCTCTACAGGACCCGGTTCACAGGTTGTCCTTGCAGCAGCCTTCTTGTCACCCTCCTGGGTGCTCTTCCCAAGTCTTTCCTGTGCCCGTACCAGAGCTCACTGTTTTTCTTTGAGAACGAGTCCCAAGTACACAGATGGTGATGCCTGTGGTGTTGCATCTCACCAGTGTCACAGAGCTTGGTCTAGGTTGTGGTACATCAGTATCAGAGAGTGTCCGTTGGACTGAACCCGTTCGGGGCAGCTGCCCATCCCTGCCTGGATGTGCTCGCATGGCAGGTGCTCTCATACGTCATCGTTTACACAGCCTGTCTCACAGGTGCAAGGTCCACCCAATGGAACCTGGGTTAGGGCTGGACCTGCTCAGCAGACGCTGGTGGTCCTAGTCCCCCTAGATGTCTGATTCGGCCAGACACAATTGGAGTGTGGGTACAAGGGCTGTACTCATGGGTGGATGCAGCCCCTCAGCCTCTCTTTCTTCTCGCAGCTCAGAGTCCTGGTGCTGTGGAGGAGATTCTAGACCAAGAGAACAAGCGGATGGCTGACAGCCTGGCCTCCAAGGTCACCAGGCTCAAATCGGTCAGTGGtggccctctcctctcccctccccatggTGCCCTTGTGGAGCAGGGATtagagggagggcagagggccTGGAGTTTCTGGCAGTTTTCTATCCTCCTAATCCCACCTGTGGCTGTGCTCATCTGCATGAGGTCCCAGGTGGTACCTGGACTTTTCTGACCTCTGCTGGTGGCACCATGTCTAGCAGAGTTGTTAGTAAGGTCTGGCTGGTCCTGAGAAGGGTGAATGCCCTGTTATATGTCTGCCCTGGCCCGACCTTGCCCTCTTTGTGTCCTGACCAGCTGGCCCTGGACATCGATAGGGATGCGGAGGACCAGAACCAGTACCTGGATGGCATGGTAAGGGTCGGTGGCATGCTCGAGTCACGGTCACTCTGCCCCCACACTGCCTGCTACGCAGGTCCCCAGCATTTCCTGTCCTTCAGTGCTGGTGCACGTGGGTAGTCAAGGCACTGCCCCTATGTGACCCTTCTGGGATTTTCCCTCAGGACTCAGATTTCACAAGCATGACCAGCCTGCTTACGGGGAGTGTGAAGCGCTTTTCCACAATGGCAAGGTCCGGGCGAGACAACCGGAAGCTTCTGTGTGGTATGGCTGTGGGCCTGATTGTGGCCTTCTTCATCCTCACCTACATCTTGTCGAGGGCGAGGACGTGAGCCATGGGAGCTGGCTTCTGTGGGTGACAAGGGTGGCCAGGGTCTCCTCTGCCTGGCATCCTGGGCTCCAGAGGACTCACCTACAAAATACTCCTGTGCATTTACAATCGTGGGTTAGGAATCTTTCTGTGTGGCAGGAGGCTGCGGTACCTCTAACCCATCGAGTTCACGTTGGCTAGTCCCATGTGTGGAAGGGACTCTTTCCCTcagggaaaccaaggcccagcCCTCACCCTCACTCCTAGGTGCTAGAGACCCCTGCAGAGCTGGGGCCACAGCGTGTTGGGAAGAACCAGGTCTGAGCAGAGCAGCTGTCAAATCCTGGGCATGGCCACCTGTGACTGGCAGCTGTACTGCTAGCTCTCTGGGCTTTGACAACTTAAGGCCACTCTCAACATCTGTGATCTGAGGTGCCTGAAGCTGACACAGGAGAGAGCTGTGGCTGTGAACTTCCAGGGAGCGCCCTCTCTTCCAACTGAGGGTCTTTGCCTGGAGACAGTTACCCTGGCCAGGGCTTCTGAGTATGGGTTGACCAGCGCAGGGTGGAGCCCCTGCTGCAAGGCCCTTGGGCCTGACTTCAGCTGCACAGGTGGAGGAGTGGACACGCAGCCTTGGCTGGAGGCGCTGGCCCAGGACCTGTCTGGGTCATATGGTTGCATTTCCAGGACCAGAAAGTCATGCTGTCAGGCCTCAGGACCCAGCACCAAAGATGTTCCCAGGGAAATGGACCTAGACACGGACTGGTCTGGCATTTCAGAGTCAGGCAGAGTGTTGGAGGCGAGAGGCTTCTCTGAGAGGACCCTCTTTGTAGGACCCGTAGGCCACCTGTAGAGAGTCACCTGTCAGTTGTGGGTAATTTTTGCCCCCCACGAAGCCCTGCCCTTCCTCCCATGGCCAATCTCCCTTTGCTGTGACCAAGCTCTGTGCCCTTTCTTGTCCCCAGCCTCTGCAGACGGCCTGTCTCACCCATCTCTCTCTGGGCCCTCAAGTCCACTTGGCCAGCTCCATGTTCACAGAACCAAACGTTTTCCCACCCCACAGTGCGATCTCAACACCTTTGTCTCTGTGTAAAGACACCCTTAAGGAATGAGCCCTGCGGCTCTGATCTTCTGCCTTCCAGTTGCTCCCTAGGGACTGTTGGCTCACTGTCCACCCACCCACGTGGCCATACCATGTGTCCTGTCCATCCACAACTGCTTCCTCTGAACCCCATGGATCACCCACAGCCGGGCGCTGGCTCTGCCTTGCTCTGGCCTTCAGCCTTGGGCACCCTCGCCTTCCCatccccttcctccacctccacccaGCAGGCCATCTTCCTCTGCTCACACCTGCCACAACCTCCTTTTCTTGTTGCCTGGCCCTTCCATTGCACCTGGCTGGGCCCCTAAGTGTGCTGGAGGTGGGGATGCCTTCTTGCTTCCGAGCTCCCTGTCCTAACCTTTTCCCATCCAGCACAGGCTCAGCTCTCATCTGGCCGGGCCGGCTTGACTGCCTTGTGTCTCTGGGGCTTTCTTTGCTGTTTTCCTGAAACCCTCCCGTCTGGGCTGGCCTCCCCTTCACAGGGCCATCCTCATTTCCCAGTGTCCTTGTGCGCCATGGCTGGGGCTTGTCTCTTGGTCACCAAGTGCCACAGCTGCCTGCATTGTTCCCCATCTGGTCACTGCGGACACCACATCTGTACCCCAATTGTGCATCCCCCCGTTTTTGGGGGCTGCATGGTGCTGACCTCGACTTCCCAAGAACACAGCTGAGCCGTGGGGAACAAACCAGAGTCCAACAGGTGTTTGCTGTGAGCAGTGCCCGCTGGTCTTGCTGCTGCCACCTTGCTCCTCAGACCTccgtcccccctcccctccatctctggcaactctgggctctgggctgtaGGTCCCTTCTGGTTGGCTGTTTTGTTTCTCGTTTTTCTCATCATGTGAGGGTGAATTCCATGAAGGGGAACGGCAGCCCTGTGAGTTTGTCACACCAGAGTCCCCGAGGGCCCCACCCTCCCCCTCTGGCTCAGCCCTGTACACGCAGCACCTGGACCTGTGGATTAGTGGGGTTAGCTGCCTTTGGTCCCTGATGCAATAAAACAAGACTTCGGGGGCCCAGTGTGAGGGCCGGGATTGCCCACTCCGCCAAGTGAGGGCAAACTGCTAGTTTGTATCCCATAATTCAAGAGCAAGACATTTTAACACTAAAAATTTGGAATAAACGTAGCTTCATGAAGTAAACGCATAGTCCTTGTCCTCGTTTCCTTGGGATTTGAGGGCGTTTTGTCTGGAGCTGAGGCTGGACCACAGGCCGGCTGTGGGCACCGGGGCCATAGGTCCTCCCCTTTCCTGTCCCCACTTTTCAGGGGTCCCTGTGTCCTTCCTTTTCCACTCAGGCCTGGCCTCAGGCAGAGTAGCCACAGGTACCATCTCGCTGCCCAGGGTCCTGCAGCTCATGTGGGGATGAGGGTGGCATTACCTCCTAAGCACCGAGTGAGTGAGTGGGAATTGCTCAGGGGCGGAGCCTGGTGTGGTCACAGCCAGTGAGGggcagcagctgctgggctgtgcaGCACACTCGGGTGACAGCCCACCGGTGTGTCTGATGGGGCTGCCCCCTGAAGTGATCTCCCCTCAAGGTGAGGTGCAGTCCAGGCTCCACCCCTTAGGGCCTGGCCTTGGCTCCTGGGCGGCTTCTGGAAGGTCCCTCTTCTGGCCATTTGAGAcgccccctgccccctcccccgtCATGCTCCCCACATGTGTAACAACTCCAAACTTTGTCACTTAAAACAGCAACGACCACTATGTCTTATTACTATGATCAGCACTGGAGGTGGCACCGCAAGGATGGGGCTGCCGTCCTGGAAGCCCCTGTGTCTGGAGGGCAGTACAGTGGGGACTGCACGTGGCCTCACACATTGAGCTCACAGTGCAGCAGCTGGTGCTGGAGGGGAGCCCGTACCCCACTATCCAGGTGGTCATAGGCTCCAGTGCAGACTTAAGGGGAGGGACACAGGGCCCGTCTCAGGAGAAGAGCCCATGCGGGCACAGGGTGGCCGTCTTTGGGGCTCAAGGCGGCATCAGGAGGACAGGCACGGGTGTCTGAGGCTCCTGGGCCTCCCACCTCTCACCATGCAGACCCCAGGCCCTGGAAACCAAGACGGGGCCCTGTGTGGGTCCCTTTCTAGAAGACCTTGATCATTCCCCCAAGCAAACCCTACCAAATTAGAATCCACGATTTATTAAATAATGTGGCACAGCAGGAAACAAGATTAACAAGTAGGAAAGTAGTGTAGAGAAAAATACGTGGTCACAACTGTCTAGGCAAGCGTGCTTTGCCTGCAGGGCCAGACTGGCGGTGCCCAGCTGGTGGAAGGGGGGTAGAGCCCGACGGCCCAGGGAACCTCCTGTGGGAACGTGATGTGCAGAGGCCGGGCtggcgggtggggtgggggctggggctaTTCCTCAACATCAACGACCAGCGGTGTCATATAGTCAGAGTGTTTGATGCCGAAGGTGACAATGGGGGCGCAGGGCTTGGTCATGGTCACCTGGGAGGGGGGAGGCTGTTAGGAGAGCCAGCACCATTGCCCCACCCCACAGGCTGCCGCAGTCCCTCCTGAACCCAGGGCCAAGGTGGCCAGGTGCCAAAGCTGTGCTGCCAGCTTGAACACAGCACTCAGCAGCATTAATGTCACAGTGTTTGGGGACACCACGGCCAGCTGGGGAAAAGGGCAGGGTTTCATTCTTTGTCCCTGAACGGTGGCCTCTGGGGCTAGTGCTGGAAATGCACAGGGTCCTGAGGGTGAGGGCGCAggccctttccctcctccctgctctgggccctacccccgccccccacccctccaccccccaggccGTGCCCCCTTCCCCCAGAACAGACCCCTCTTGTCTATGCTCTTTCTGGACCTTCTCAGGGCTGTGGGCTCCTGGTCCTGGCTTGAGGGTCTTGTCCCCTGGGGGCTCCACTCGGGCAGCCATGGTGTACTGTGGAGCCTTGAACTTGGTCACCTGCACATCAGTCTGGCGGTAGGCCGCAGGACCTGGGGTCTGAGAGGCCAAGGAGGCTCAGGCTCACTGTCCCCAGGACACATGGCCTCAGAGGTCAGGGGGGCTGCGTTGGATGGAGGTTTCAGACCCTGAGTTGCCAGGGTCACCTCCAAATTGGTGCCTGTGCATCAGGTTCTCTTCTGCCTCTGTCATGCATGGGGACAACACTCACTGCTGCAGGACACCTCTGTGTGGGGCGTCACCCCCACCATTTCAGCCTTACTGTGCAACGACATCCCCAGTGAGTGCTGATGCTGGCAGGTCCCTtctgtgagtgagtgtgtgtgtgtgaggcccCTTCCCTGCCGGGACATGTCCTGTTGGATGTGGGCAGTGGCCTGGGGCTGGACGAGCAGTACAAGGCACTGTGACACTGCCTCACTATCTCCGGCCCCTCCAGCTCCCAGGCccgccccagggcctttgcactggctgtttccACAGCCGGAAGTTTCCTCCCCAAATAGCTCCtggcttattttttctcttctttcttccaagCCACCCTAGCTGAGACTGCTTCTTGCCCTGCAGGCGGTGCCCATAACCCCTTCTCTGCTTGTCTTCAGCAGAGGCTTGGCCTCTCCCTGCTGGTCTGTTGCCCACCCCACACTGCTGGGTGTAGGCCCAGCACAGGGAGGCACCCAGAGGATGAGGGGCTGAGGGGGCTGGGGGGCTTCACAGGACAGGGTGGGGCTGGTGAGTCCTGGCCTGGGGGGCGGTGCAGTGCTCTGTCCCTGGCTGGGGTGACCCTTGCCTTGTGCAGGTCGTCGCTGAAGCTGCCCAGCTTGCTGCGGCCCTTGATGGAGAAGGAAGGCTGGGAGGCCTTGCCAACGGCGTGCGGCCCCATCACCACGGGCAGCACATACGCAGCAGGCCCTGCAGGGCACCTGGACTCAGGCCAGAGCAGGCCCTCTGGCTCCCTCCCAGGGCTCCGTCCAGCCCGGGGACCAGCCATCAGCCTGCTCCGCTCACCCGCCCGACCCGAGACCCCCAGGTACGGTCAGCTGCAGACCTGGGCTGCTGTCCACTCGGAAGGTCTTGGTCCGAGCGGAGATGGAGTGGCTGGGTGCCGAGCCGAACACGTGCTTGGTAGATTTCTCTGGAAAGTAGTCgcctgggggtggaggagaggggtGCTGGGACAGCAAGGATGTGGGTGCCTGGCCTGGTTTGGGGGCTCAAAGAGGAGCACCCGACATTTCAGGTGTGGTAACCAAGTTTGGTCAGAGGTGTCCAGCATGGAAACGCTGACTTCAGGGCTGGAGGGACAGGGGGCCCTTTTCGGGCAGGGGGACTGGGGGTTGACGTGGTCTTGGCCCTGGGCTGAGGAAGGTCCAGGTTGGTGCTTGGCTTGAGGGTCTCAGAGGCTCCTCTGCCCAGGCCTGACATTGCACCCTTCAGAGCAGAAAGATGGGAGGGGCGGGCAGGACTGAGGCTCGGACAGGGCTGAGGCGGGGTCACTCACCTGGGCCAGGGGTCAGCATGGTCTTGGTGTGGTAGCGCCCCAGGATGGAGTAAGTGGGTCCAA of Cynocephalus volans isolate mCynVol1 chromosome 4, mCynVol1.pri, whole genome shotgun sequence contains these proteins:
- the CIMAP1A gene encoding ciliary microtubule associated protein 1A — protein: MAEETWVGTWRPHRPRGPIMALYSSPGPKYLIPPTTGFVKHTPTKLRAPAYSFRGAPMLLAENCSPGPRYSVNPKILRTGKDLGPTYSILGRYHTKTMLTPGPGDYFPEKSTKHVFGSAPSHSISARTKTFRVDSSPGPAAYVLPVVMGPHAVGKASQPSFSIKGRSKLGSFSDDLHKTPGPAAYRQTDVQVTKFKAPQYTMAARVEPPGDKTLKPGPGAHSPEKVTMTKPCAPIVTFGIKHSDYMTPLVVDVEE
- the BET1L gene encoding BET1-like protein isoform X1, which produces MADWTRAQSPGAVEEILDQENKRMADSLASKVTRLKSLALDIDRDAEDQNQYLDGMDSDFTSMTSLLTGSVKRFSTMARSGRDNRKLLCASADGLSHPSLSGPSSPLGQLHVHRTKRFPTPQCDLNTFVSV
- the BET1L gene encoding BET1-like protein isoform X2 — encoded protein: MADWTRAQSPGAVEEILDQENKRMADSLASKVTRLKSLALDIDRDAEDQNQYLDGMDSDFTSMTSLLTGSVKRFSTMARSGRDNRKLLCGMAVGLIVAFFILTYILSRART